The segment AACCACCTTGAGGTAGATTTCTACCTGGGCGCTCAGCACCATAAACCCCTTGCGCCCTACCTGGTAGAGGCGGCGGTAGCGCTGGCTGGCGGTTTTTACGGTCTCTAGTACTTCGCTATGCACAATGTTGGGAAAAAACTGAGTCCAGCAGCTGTAGTTGGTCACCTGGGGCCAGATTTGAGGTCGCGCTAGGGGCACGTACATGTGGGCCGTAACAGCGCCGCTAGCGTTGCCAGTCTCAGACTTGAGTAAAACATCTCCCCGGAGCAGGGCTACCTGGTCGCCGGGAGAAAACTGGGCAAGAAATTCGGTTTTCGGCCTGGTTTTGGCAATACCCTGAGCTTCGCTTACAACCATCGTTCATTTCTCCTAACGACGCGACCTGCTTTGAGATCAGAGGCAGTAGTCGCCAATGTACTGAAGTGAGTAGTCAAAGATTGGTTCCCTCAAACCGTCGTCAACTCAGTACCATCTGCTGCTGTGGCTAGCTGAGTTGGAGCTAGAGCACTTGGCCTATGCTACTGCTGTGCGTCTGGTTTTCCCATTAAATGTCAGAGTGCCCTGGGGTGGAGGGCCGGCTGTAGTATCATTACGGTGCTTTCACCAATGCCGCTCAGTATTCCCCCTTAGCCCAGTGAAAGCTTTACAAACGGAGACATTACTGCCATGGGTCGTCGTCGCTATCCGTTACAACCTTTGACTAAGCTCTTTTTAACGGCCCTGGGCCTAACCGCCATCCTGTGGGTTCTACGGGGCCTGTCGCTGCTGGCCTTTCTGCCGGGTCTGGCGATCTGGCTAATGATTTTGGTGTGTTTTGGGTTGGGCATTGCCAGCAGTTTGCAGCGCATTCGCTAGGGGCTGTCATCAGTTAGCTGCTGAATCCGCAAAAGTCAAGGGTTGTAACTCCTAGCCTGTCTGTTGGGTCGGGCGTGGCAAGGCTTGATATGCAGGGCTTTTGGCCACAATTGATTGATGACACGCCCTAGGAGCCGGGGCTAGCGAGGCGGTGAATCTATTCTCGACGCTTAATTTTGAACGAGTCAAAGGAGGGCGGCGGTGGCGTGGGAACAGGGCGTCCCCAGGGATGCTGCACCGTGCTCCGGTGGCGGCGGGTGCTGAGATTGACCTGGGCTCCCACTGGCACCAGCAGAATGAGCCCGTACAGGGTGACTAGATTGATCCCGAGAACCAGCAAAAGGTCGTAGGCTATGCCCTGGCGGGCCAGCCAGCTTAGGCCCCAGTGCCGCAGCCCCAAAATTAACAGCCCTAAGGCCACCGCTACCCTCACCCCAGGCCAAAGCGCCAGACTCGGTGACCAGCGGGGCGGAACCAGCCGGTACACCAGCGCCAGGCCCACGGCTACAACACCAATGGCTAGGGCCCAGCGCCCCAGCCGCAGCACCGTGCTCCAGCGACCGGGGGCGATCGCCCCCTCTGTACCGCTGCCAAGCAGGCTAAATACCAGTCCGGCCAACCCCAACCCCAGCAGCGTCATCCCCCAGGGGATTAGGCGGCAGCGCCAGGTGTCTGCCGCAGGGCCGCCGACCGCGCCCTGGCCAAAGGTCGCCGCCAGCAGCTGGTGCAGCTGGCGGCTGCCCGCCACCAGGCAGAACCAGGCTCCCAGGCCAAGGAATCCCGCTCCCCAGCGGCCCAGGGTACCGGCCTGGGGGGTAGGATCGACCACCCCCAGCAGGGCCGGGAACCCCTGGGCCAACGCCAGGGCGCTGGGGGGAATGATGGCGGTTTGTGCCCCCTGAAGCAACACAAAACTCGCGCCCAGGAGGCCCAGAAGCCAGAGGAAGGCGATCGCCGCAGTGACCTCTGCCCAGCGCGATCGCACCGCCTGGGATGCCACATCGCGCCAGAGTCGCCCGCTGCCGTAGAAGGCCAGGCTCTGCCCCCACCGGGAGGGGCTCAAGTAGTGCAACAATCGCTTTGCCATGGCCCCTATCTTGCCATAGGCCCAGAGGTTTGGGCCGCCCCAAACCAGGGCAACGAACAGCGAGGCTCAGGCGCGGTAAACCGGTAGGGTAAAGCAAAACGAGCTGCCGTCTCCGGGAGCCGAATCCACCCAGATCTGACCGTAGTGGGCTCGAACGATGCGCTGGCAGAGGGCCAGTCCCAACCCGTACCCCTCCTGGGTGACATCCCGCTGTAGGCGGTAGCTCTCCTCAAAAATTTTGTCCTGGTTTTCAGTGGGGATGCCCGGGCCAGTATCAATTACAGTGACTTGAACTTTTTGAGTGGTGCGGTGCAGGGCAACGATTGAAACCTGCCCTCCCCGAGGGGTGTATTTAATCGCATTGTCCAGCAGGTTGGCCATCACCCGCTTGACCTGGCTGCCATCGGCGTAGACCGTGGGCAGATCCTGGGGAATCTCGGTGGTTAAAACCTGCTGCTTTTCCTGAATCCGGTTTTGAAAAGCCTCAACCACCTCCAAACAGAGGGACGCTAAATTCATCTCCTGGGGCACGATGGGCAGTTCCATGGAAGCCCCTCGAGCCGCCTTGAGAATGTCGGTGATCATGCGGTTGATAGCCCGAATCTGAGTTTTGGCATGCTTGAGCAGCTGACCCGTCAGCTCTGGGCTGAGGGTAATGTTGCGGGTTTGATTGGGGGCATAGCCCAGCTCTAGGGTCTCGACCGCTATAGAGGCCGCTGTCAGGGGATTGCGCAGGTCATGGGCCATCATGGCAATGATGCGGTCTTTGAAACGCAGCTGGGCCTCCAGCTCCTCACGGGTCTGGTTGAGCCGAAAAATTTCGTCGGAGAGCTTCATCACCTCGGCGGAGGTGGCCAGGGGGTTGTTGTGCCGAGTCACAGAATCGGCGAACTGATCGGCTTCGCCGACCTCTGCCAGATTGAGAGTGTCGAGGTGCTCCTGCTGCCACTTGGGCCACCAGCGCTCCAGCTGGTGGATGATGTCGCTGCCCGCCAGCATCTGCTGAGGCGCGGGGGAAATTTTAATCAGCGCCGGGCTGGCCACCAGCTTGTAGTGCTCCGCCAGGTAGGGTTGTTCACCGATGTCAACCACGTCTAGGTTGAACTCGAAGTGAGTTTCCAGGGTTTTCAGATACTGCTTGATCTGGCGCATCTGCCGGGCCAGGCTGGGTCGTTTGTCGATAAACAACAGCAGTTTGAGGGGTACCCGAACGTCATCAAAGGAAGTGGAGGAACCCTCCATTACTGTCTCCTAGAGTCTGAAAACCAGTTTCTATTACGATTTTACCCTGACTCTCAGGTCTCTACGACCAACCTGAGCCCTCAGGACGATTCCGGAGGGGAGAGTTTTGTCAAGCACAACCAGTTGCGAAGCTGGCCCACCGACAGATGAAGAATGGGGGCATTGGCATAAAAATAGGCTCAGTGGTCAGTTGAGTTATGCCTAGCGCGATCGCCTTACAGCCGAGCGCAAATGCTGCGGTACAACAGACCCACGGTAAACAAAAAACCACCACTGACAAGAGTTGTTACGGTTCGCTGTTGGGGTGTGAAGTTGGTTGCCAGGGTCTACTACATTGAACCTAGGCCACAGGCCCGGAAGGGGTCGAAAGGTGCACAGTGCGGCACGTTGGGGCATTGAGCTAAAGCCAGAAGCGAGTCTTCTTAGCGACCGATAGCCATTCAAAAAACTAAATGATAGGGGGCAATAGTAATGGGTAATAAATTATTTCAATCCACGCTATTTTCTTCCCTGGTAAATCGATTTTCAAGCCAGGGTCGGAAACGCGATCGCCGACCTCTATCCTACGTGCTAATGGGCACCGCCGCCCTCGCTGCCCTGGGCACCGCCGCCCAGGCCCAAACGGTGGTCGAACAGCTTACACCCGAGTCTTTGGCGGTTGCCCAGACCGCCGCCCCCGCTGCGGGTCGCTACCTTTTCGGTCAGGTGCCTGAGCCCGACCAGATTGGCCAGGGCTACGTGGTACTGGAGCGCAGCGGCGATCGCGTCTACGGTGCGCTGTACTATCCCAGCTCCTCCTTCGACTGTTTTCAGGGCCGCGTGCAGGGCACTGAGTTGGCCATGACCATCACCAACAGCTACGACCAAGACACCTACCCCTACAGCATTGCCCTGGCCGAAGGGCCTGTGGTAGCCACTAGCGACGCTGCTGGCGAGCTAGTTCCCTTTGGTCTCGACGGCTTTCACGCCCTTGGGGCCCCCAGCGAGAACGACCACCGCATGCTTGACGTATGCCGTGGGGTCGTAGCCCCAGACCAGTAGTCGAGGGCACAGGCCCCACGGTCACCAACCCGCGCCAGAAGTTGAGTTAGCCGTTATCCAGCTAACTGTTGCAGGGGGAGTGCTAGTTTATGCTTAAAGCTCCCCCATTACCGTTGCAGGTCGCGTGAACGCAGCAGAACAGGCCAACAGTATAGAGTTTGCTAGCAAAATCGCCGCCGTGGTGGGCCTTTTCAAGGCTGAATTTCCCGATTTACGGGCCGATCTCAAGCCCTGGGCCAACGATCCCGATACCCGCGATCTGGTTGACCCCGACTCCATCGACGTGGGGTTTCACTTTCCAGGGGTGAGCCGCCTGTTTCAGTGCCGCAGTCTGCTGGTGCAGATTCGCCTGTACAGCGATCCGGAGGCCGTCGCGGGTCAACACCCCTCCCAGACAGGAGAACGCCGGGTGATTGGCCTCGACCTGGCTGGGTTCGACCATCGCGGCAAGCGGTGGAGCCTGTCTACCATCGACAACTGGGCTTTTTCTGGCGAAGTCGTCCCCGATCCCACCTGCCGCGAACGCCTGCGGCGCTGCTGCCGTCAGGTGTTTGTCTTGTTTAACCCACCGCCGACCGCCGAACCCAATCGCTGCTAGGCGGCGGCCCGAGCAGTACTGGAGGACTGAGTTGAGCTACGCCCATGTCCTGCTTCCCACTGGCCTGTCCTTACCAGCTGGTTCGGAGCCCCTGAACCCGCATCACCTCCTGTAGCGCCCCTAGGTAACCGCTGGGGATCACCTCCGGCGGATCATTGATCGGTGTATTTGGCGACACTAGCCAACCGGCGGTCACTCCGGCGGCGGCCCCTGCCTGCCACTCCCCGTAGTGAATGCGAGTCGAAGCATTGGCAATGTGGGTGGCGGCCATTGCCTTACCGCCAATCAGCAGATTGTCTACCCCCTGGGGAATTAGGCTCTCTAACGGAATTTGCACGGGCTTGACCCGCGGCTCCTGGGCTGGGGCACTGACCGCATCGCCCGAAGGATGCCAGTTGCGGTAGCGACAGCCGTGGATATCGATGGCGTAGTGGGTCAGGCCCACCGCAGTGGGGCCAAAGTTTCGCTGTCCCGGAAAATCGTAGCGCAGGTCGTTTTCACGAATCATAAATTCGTCCTGGCCGTAGGCGGCGCGACCCGCTATGCGGCGACCCTCCCGAAAGTAGGGCACCATGCTCAGCCCCGACAGAGTACCCATGGGGCTGTCGGCACCGTAGAGGTAGGCCAGAGGATAGTTCGGCCCCGCTTGGGTTTCCAGCAGCCAGCGGGCAAACATCAGGGCGTGCTCTTCGCCAAACTTAAGAGCCGACTGCGAGAGCCCCCCCATCCAGTTCTGGTGCTGCCCAGAGGCCTCTAGCTCGGCGGCTTTAAGAATCAGGGGCGGATCCATCCAGTTCCAGTCGTTGCCCCGGTTCCAGTTGATCATCGAAATGTCGCCGGGGGCAGGAGCGTCAGTGTAGGGATTGCTGCGGGTTTGGCTGACAATCCGCCGGTAGTGAAACACGCTCTTGCCCGCGAAAAACGGAAATCCCTCCAGGTCAAAGACCGACTGGTGCTCGTGGAGGCCATAGGTGGGCTGAAGCCGGGATAGGGCGGCCAGGCTATCTCCCCCGTCATCGTGGATACCGACGGCAAAGGGGTAGGTAAAAGCCTGGGTACAGTCGGGGTTGTCGAAGGCGGCGGCGTTGGGCTCGCCCGTGGTAGCCTTCGACTCCGAGCCCAGGCGGTAGGGTACCTTAGCCCAGGCCACCAGTTCACCGGTATCGGTGGCATCGATCACGACCATACGCTCGCCGGGGGGTGGCTGTAGCTTAACGGGCACGCGGTCGAAGGCGGCGGTGGGCGACCAGCTATACCATTCGGCTAGCTCCGTCGAAAGTCGCCCCTGGGGTATGTAGCTGGGATCCTTTGGAATGCGCCGCACCCCGTACACCGCCGTAATGCGGCGACCGGTGGCATCAAACTCGGCCCCTTTGAAGGCGGTCATGGTGGCCCAGCGGCTGGCGGGGGCGCTGGGGTTGGTGTCGGTTAAAAACTGCTCGGCGGCCTGGGCTCCGGCCTGGGGTGGAAAGCACAGGCTGCCCACCCAGCAGCTGTTGATGTCGGCCACCGCCCGTTCAGTACCGCCAGGGCTCCAGGCGGGCAGGGTAGCTATCTGCTGCTTGATCAGCTGCCGAAACCGCTGCCAGCTGGGGGCAAGATTGTTGGCCTGACGCATGCGCAACGATTCGTCGAGGGCAGAGACCCCCTGGGAGCTGATCTGCCCCCCCAGCCAGGGGGCGACCTCGATCATGCAGGTGGTGGCACCGCTGGCCATGGCGTGGGCGGCGGCAGCGACCCCGCCCAGGGAACCACCGATGACTGCCACCTGACATTCCCAGACTTCGTCGAAGGCGGGCAGCGGATCTACCTGGGGCCGACCATTGAAGACCAGGGGCTGGGGTACGTTGCGCAGGCGCAGGGCCGGAGTGATATCGCCCCCGGCCCCCGGCGACGGGGTTGGCGACCAGCGCGATGCGGTGAGCCCGGCGATCGCCCCAACGCCAAACATGGCGGCGGCCAACCCTGAGAGATGCCGCCATTGAATTCGCCGAATTCGCCCCTGGGGCCGTTTGCGATCGCCCTTCACACCTAATTCCCGAGTAACACTGCCAAGGTTTTAGCACACCTTCCCCACGGTAGATCACCCTTTGGCATGCTCCGTAACAGGCCGCCCCAGACCAGGATGAACCTGGTACAGTAGCCACAGATTTGCTACGTCTGGCCCTATGACCCCCGATTCGCCCTTCGCCTCCAACCCCGCCGCCGGAGCGGCTCCGTCTCCAGCCTCCGGTTGGACGGGGGCCGCCGAAGACCCGGTGCCGCTACTGTCGGTGGACGCCGTGCAGAAGTACCTCAACCGCTCGCGGGCCTCAGTGTACCGCTACGCCAATACCGACCCCGACATCCTCAATCCCCCCTACGACCAAACTAAGCTCAACCCCGAAGTGCGCCGCGACAAAGACGCTCCCCTGGAGTTTCGCCCCCAGGAAGTGCGCCGCTTCGCCGAAGAAGTGCTGGGCCTCCACCCCACCATTCAGGTGCAGACCCCGGAAGAGACGATCACCCACGGCCTGATGCGACAGATGCTGCAAGAGCTGCGAGCAATTCGCCAGCTGCTGGAAGAGCGGGGGCGGTAGAGGAGATGGGGAAGTTAAGGGTTGAGTGCTGAATTTTAAGTTTTAAGTTCGCCCCCCACCCCTCACCCTTCACCCCCTCACCCCTTCACCCCCTACACCCCCTCACCCAGCGTAATATCCGTAATATCTGAAAGCCGTGGGGAATGCTAAATTCAGAGCTGGCTTAGATCTGTAGTCTGGTTTAGCCAAAGGTTAAGCCTTTGGGGTGAGTAATGTCATGAATTGATTGCTATAACCTGGCATATAGTTTCGATGGAACCGTTTTCCACCTCAAGATCGTCGATACTCTCGTCCAGAGCGAGTACATGCTGGTGGTGGTCTCAGCCGAGACTGCCTACGATGGTTGGATATGTGGGATTCTCTGAGCTTTCCAGGCTTTGGCCTTGACCTTGGATGTTTAATCCCTTGTCGATTTCTGTTATTTCACTGTATGGATTCTGCCAGTCAACCGGATACCCCTGCGGGGGAGCCTCCCAGTCCTTCCTCTAGTGTGTTGGGCGTATTAATTGCGCTACTGACCCTCACTCTGCCGCTGTTTATGGTCGCGCATTTCTCAGCAGCAACAGCGGAGCTAGAACGCCCCCCCACCTTTTCGGTGCCAGCGGCGGCAGGGCGTTAGGGGAAGGCCCAGGGCTTGAGTAGGTGCGTTGGCGGGGCGATCGCCCTAGGCAGGGCCTCTAATTTGTTTGGGGCCGGTCGTTAAACCCTGGGGAAAAGGGGCCACCGCCCCGTAGAATACTATGTCGGAAGGGCATGGGCAGCAGCTTGGCGACCATACTCGGCCTGGCGCAGCGGTGGTTCTGAGCCTCTCTGTGCCCTGTAGACTCAGCTTTTTACTGATTGGAGTAGTGTTGTGGACTTATCTCGAATTCCGGCTCAGCCCGAGCCTGGACTGATCAACGTGCTGGTGGAAATCACGGGCGGCAGCAAAAACAAGTATGAATTTGACAAAGACTTAAACGCCTTTATTCTCGATCGCGTGCTGTTTTCGTCGGTGAAATATCCCTACGACTACGGGTTTGTGCCCAACACCCTGGCCGACGACGGCGACCCCCTCGACGGCATGGTGCTGATGGATGAGCCCACTTTCCCCGGCTGTGTGATTGCGGCGCGGCCCATTGGCATGCTGGAGATGATCGACGGCGGCGATCGCGACGAAAAGATTCTCTGCGTGCCCGCCGCTGACCCCCGCTACGCCAGCGTTAAGTCCCTGGATGATGTAGCCCCCCACCGCCTCGACGAAATTGCCGAGTTCTTCCGCTCCTACAAAAATTTGGAGAAGAAGGTGACCGAGATTCTCGGCTGGCAGAATGTCGATAAAGTAGCGGCCCTAGTC is part of the Nodosilinea sp. PGN35 genome and harbors:
- a CDS encoding SRPBCC family protein — translated: MVVSEAQGIAKTRPKTEFLAQFSPGDQVALLRGDVLLKSETGNASGAVTAHMYVPLARPQIWPQVTNYSCWTQFFPNIVHSEVLETVKTASQRYRRLYQVGRKGFMVLSAQVEIYLKVVETACEAIQFRLERGTFSHFAADLHLQDFNQGTLLTYSVQAAPTIPVPSFLIEQAIKTDLPGNMRQMRQVLCARYGVA
- a CDS encoding histidine kinase codes for the protein MEGSSTSFDDVRVPLKLLLFIDKRPSLARQMRQIKQYLKTLETHFEFNLDVVDIGEQPYLAEHYKLVASPALIKISPAPQQMLAGSDIIHQLERWWPKWQQEHLDTLNLAEVGEADQFADSVTRHNNPLATSAEVMKLSDEIFRLNQTREELEAQLRFKDRIIAMMAHDLRNPLTAASIAVETLELGYAPNQTRNITLSPELTGQLLKHAKTQIRAINRMITDILKAARGASMELPIVPQEMNLASLCLEVVEAFQNRIQEKQQVLTTEIPQDLPTVYADGSQVKRVMANLLDNAIKYTPRGGQVSIVALHRTTQKVQVTVIDTGPGIPTENQDKIFEESYRLQRDVTQEGYGLGLALCQRIVRAHYGQIWVDSAPGDGSSFCFTLPVYRA
- a CDS encoding FAD-dependent oxidoreductase codes for the protein MKGDRKRPQGRIRRIQWRHLSGLAAAMFGVGAIAGLTASRWSPTPSPGAGGDITPALRLRNVPQPLVFNGRPQVDPLPAFDEVWECQVAVIGGSLGGVAAAAHAMASGATTCMIEVAPWLGGQISSQGVSALDESLRMRQANNLAPSWQRFRQLIKQQIATLPAWSPGGTERAVADINSCWVGSLCFPPQAGAQAAEQFLTDTNPSAPASRWATMTAFKGAEFDATGRRITAVYGVRRIPKDPSYIPQGRLSTELAEWYSWSPTAAFDRVPVKLQPPPGERMVVIDATDTGELVAWAKVPYRLGSESKATTGEPNAAAFDNPDCTQAFTYPFAVGIHDDGGDSLAALSRLQPTYGLHEHQSVFDLEGFPFFAGKSVFHYRRIVSQTRSNPYTDAPAPGDISMINWNRGNDWNWMDPPLILKAAELEASGQHQNWMGGLSQSALKFGEEHALMFARWLLETQAGPNYPLAYLYGADSPMGTLSGLSMVPYFREGRRIAGRAAYGQDEFMIRENDLRYDFPGQRNFGPTAVGLTHYAIDIHGCRYRNWHPSGDAVSAPAQEPRVKPVQIPLESLIPQGVDNLLIGGKAMAATHIANASTRIHYGEWQAGAAAGVTAGWLVSPNTPINDPPEVIPSGYLGALQEVMRVQGLRTSW
- a CDS encoding resolvase is translated as MTPDSPFASNPAAGAAPSPASGWTGAAEDPVPLLSVDAVQKYLNRSRASVYRYANTDPDILNPPYDQTKLNPEVRRDKDAPLEFRPQEVRRFAEEVLGLHPTIQVQTPEETITHGLMRQMLQELRAIRQLLEERGR
- a CDS encoding inorganic diphosphatase encodes the protein MDLSRIPAQPEPGLINVLVEITGGSKNKYEFDKDLNAFILDRVLFSSVKYPYDYGFVPNTLADDGDPLDGMVLMDEPTFPGCVIAARPIGMLEMIDGGDRDEKILCVPAADPRYASVKSLDDVAPHRLDEIAEFFRSYKNLEKKVTEILGWQNVDKVAALVDQCVAAAK